The window ACACTCAGTAGCATTTCAAGCAATAACGTAACTTTTCATGGTGAATACATAAAAAATTACCttctataatatatttttacCTTTACAATATGCCACATCTTAAGCTATATATATAGATACCCCACCTTTCAATCTTCATATATCATACACTGAAACACAAGTAAGTTTAAAAAATCAAGATGAAGAATTTGAGTTTGATTCTAATATTTCTAGTCCTATTGCTCCTAAATACCGAGCAAGGGAATGCTCTTGATTGCGGACAAGTACAGTCATCTGTACACCCTTGTGAGGCATATCTCCTCAAAGGTGCTAACGAGCCATCAGCTGGTTGTTGCAGTGGCGTTAGATCTATAAGAGATTCGGCAACCACTGTTGAAGAACGACGTGCTGCATGTGAGTGCTTGGAAAAATTTGCTAACAAGTACCCTAACGTTAGAGATGATTTAATTGCCTCAGTTCCAGTACGTTGTGGTGTTGACTTAGGTTATCCTATAAGCAAAGCCATGAATTGCAATGAGTAAGTTTTCAATATttctttctttataaaattacactttaacataattttatttatactCTTTATGAAGAGAAACA of the Vicia villosa cultivar HV-30 ecotype Madison, WI unplaced genomic scaffold, Vvil1.0 ctg.000210F_1_1_2_unsc, whole genome shotgun sequence genome contains:
- the LOC131625363 gene encoding non-specific lipid-transfer protein A-like; its protein translation is MKNLSLILIFLVLLLLNTEQGNALDCGQVQSSVHPCEAYLLKGANEPSAGCCSGVRSIRDSATTVEERRAACECLEKFANKYPNVRDDLIASVPVRCGVDLGYPISKAMNCNDIP